The DNA region GCGAGGGCGGGGTCGAGCTCGATGGCTCGTGCGGCGGAGGCGCGCATCGCTTCCACGAAGGTGCCCATCGGAAGCGAGTCGACCTGGGTCTTGAGGTCGAGCAGCTCGACGCGGGCCGCGTGGGCGTGGGCGAATTCGGGATCCAGCCGGATCGCCCGGTCGAACAGCGCGAGCGCCCGCTCGATCGACGCCGGGGTCATCTGCCAGTAGAAGTACCTCCCTTCCAGATACGACCGGTACGCCTCCGGATCGACGGGCCGGCGCTCGGCGATCTGCTCCTCCTCCTGCGGAGAGAGCGTCGCGCGGACCTCGGACGCCACCGACCGCGCGACCTCGCTCTGCACTACGAGAATGTCGCGAGTGCTTCGATCGAACCGCTCCGACCACAACGTTCGCTCGTCCTTCGTGCCGACGAGTTGCAGCGTTACCGCCACGCGGTCCCCTGCGGGGGTGACCGAGCCCAGGAGCAGGGCGTCGACCTTCAACTGCCGTGCGATGGCGGGGAGCGGCTCCTTCGACCCCTTGAACCGCATCACGGAGTGGCGCGCGATCACCCGCAGCGAGCCGACTCGGCCGAGGTCGGTGATCAGCGCCTCCGTCATGCCGTCGGCGAAGTACTCGTTCGCAGGATCGCCCGAGAGGTTCTCGAGCGGGAGGACCGCGATCGACTCGATCGGGGCGGGAGCCAGGAGCCACCCGAGCGCGAGAGCGGCGGCGGCGACGGCGGCCGGCGTCGCGATCCAGATCCAGGCCCGCCCGCGCCCTGTGGGGCGCGGCTGGGGCAACGGCGGCGCGACGATCGGCTCCAGGCCGCGCCGGAGTTCCCGCAGGTCGTCCCGGAGCTCGGCGGCGGAGGCATAGCGGTGCGCGGGGGACTTCTGAAGGGCCTTCGCGATGACCGCAGCCAACCCCGGCGGTGCGGCGGGGTTGAGCTCGGCGACGGGCGTGGGCTCTTGATGCAGCAGTCGGTCGTACACGACCGCCGGGGTCTCGCCGTCGAAGGCGGGCCGGCCGGTCGTCATCTCGTAGACGACCGCACCCAGCGAGAAGAGATCGCTGCGCGTGTCGAGCGCCTCGCCGCGGGCCTGCTCGGGGGACATGTACCCGAGGGTGCCTACGGTCGCGCCGTCGACGGTGAGCGGCGACGCCCGGGTGTCGTGAGCCGTCGGTGCGTTGGGCCCGAGCGCGATGGACTTCGCGAGGCCGAAGTCGAGGATCTTCGCCTGGCCGGCGTCGGTGACCAGGATGTTCGCCGGCTTGATGTCGCGGTGAAGGAGCCCCTTGCCGTGGGCGGCCTCGAGCGCGTCGGCGACCTGCTGTCCGAGGTCGAGGACCTCGTCGATCGCGAGCGGCCAGTCGGCGATGCGGTCGTGCAGGGTGGCCCCGTGGAGAAGCTCCATCGCGATCAACTGGCGGTCGTCGACGACGTCGACTTCGTACACCGTCACGATGCCTGGGTGATTCAGGGCGGAGGCGGCGCGGGCCTCCTGCAGGAAACGTCGCTGGCGCGCGGGATCGGCGGCCTTCTCGGGGTCGAGGAGCTTGAGGGCGACGAGGCGGTCGAGCTTGAGGTCCCTCGCCTTGTAGACGACACCCATGCCGCCCGCGGCGATGCGCTCGAGGATACGGTAGTGGGAAACCGTGCTCCCCGGCTCGGGGGAGCCCGTGGGCAGCGGGAACACAGGCGACGTATCCCACGCCGGTCGCACGGAGGAATCCTCCTTCCCGAACGACCTCGGATCGCGGGGCCCGCGAACGCCTCGATTCTAGCGCCGTCCGGACGGCGACACAGGGGTCCGAACCCCTCCTGCACGGTACCGGGTTCGGACCCCCGCGTCGCCGAAAAATCCGACGGGCTTCCCGGACTACGAGACGCGCCGCGCCGCGCGCGCCCGCTCGATCTCGTCGCGCATCCGGGTGGCTGCATCGATCACCGCGTCGGCCTTCGCCTTCGCGGAGACGAAGTCCCCGGCGTCGAAGGCGGTGCGCGCCTCCTTGAGCTGCGCGTCGAGGCTGGCGGCGTCGGTCCTGAGGCCGGCCAGATCGGCCTCGGTTCCCTTCCCGCGCGGCGCTTCGGCGACGGCCTTCTGGGCGGAGGCGATTTCCGCGGCGGCCCTGTCGAGCAGGGCGGCGACCTCGGTCTTCATCGACTCCTTCTTCGCGACCGCCTCTTGGGAGGCGGCCTGTCCGGCCCGGTCGAGCTCCGCCGCGAGGGCCGTCACCCGGTCGTAGGAGCGGAAGAGGGCGACCTTCTGTTCCTGCGCCTTGAGCTCGGCTTCGAGGGCCGCCTCCGTTCCGGTGGCGGTGTTCCAGGCGTCGGGGGCGTAGTCGGGGGCCTGGGCCTGACGGGCGGCCTCGAGGGAGGCCTTCGCGGCATCGATCTCCTTGACCGGGGCCTGCGAGCAGCCGGTCAGCGCGAGCAGGGCCAGGCACGGAGTGGCGAACACGAGTCGGTTCATGGGGCACCTCCGCGTCAGACCCCCGGCAAGAGGGTTGCCACGACGAATTCCGGCGCCGTCCCGTCAGTTCGCGAAGGAATTAAAGGAATGCGAGCCGCACACGGGTGTGGAATCGACACGGACCGGGGGAGCCCTTTCCCTCGCATGGGGAAACCGCGCCCCATCCCACCGAGGCCCGGGCCGTTGCGCCGAATCCGGCGATTCCGCTAGAATCCCGCGGTTCAAACCCCGGAAGATCATGAGGTTACGTCGATGAAGGCCCAGATCCACCCCGAATACCACGACGTCACGGTCGTCTGCGCGTGCGGCAACACGTTCCCCACCCGCTCGACCAAGAAGGAAATGCGCGTCGAGATCTGCTCCGCCTGCCACCCCTTCTTCACCGGGAAGCAGAAGCTGGTCGACTCCGCCGGGCGCGTCGAGCGTTTCCAGAAGCGGTACACCAAGGGCGAGGCCAAGGCCTCGAACTGATGGAACCCAAGCTCGAAGAGCGACTGCGCGGCCTCGTCGCCAAGCACGAGGAGCTTTCGCGGTCGCTCGCGGATCCCGAGGTCGTCTCGGACCGCACGCGCTTCCGCGAGGCCAGCAAGGCGTACGCGGACCTCGGGCCGGTGGTCGGGAAATACCGCGAGTACGACAAGCTCCGCGGCGACTTCCAGGGAGCGCGGGACCTCCTCGCCTCCGCCGACGACGCGGAGATGCGCGCGATGGCCACCGAGGAGGTCCGCGAGCTCGAGACGCGCCTGACGGCCCTCGAGGAGGAGCTGAAGGTTCTGCTCCTCCCGTCCGACCCCAACGACGCCAAGAACGTCGTGCTCGAGATCCGCGCGGGCACCGGCGGCGACGAGGCGACGCTGTTCGCCGCGGAGCTGTTCCGGATGTACGCGAGATACGCCGAGTCGAACGGCTGGAAGGTCGAGACGAGCGACCTCTCCGAGAGCGCGGTCGGCGGGATCAAGGAAGTCATCGCGATCATCGAGGGGACGCGGGTCTTCAGCCGGCTCAAGTACGAAAGCGGGGTGCACCGCGTGCAGCGGGTTCCGCAGACGGAGACGCAGGGGCGCATCCACACCTCCGCCGTCACGGTCGCGGTCCTGCCCGAGGCGGACGACGTCGAAGTGCACATCGACGAGAAGGAGCTGCGCATCGACACCTTCTGCTCGTCGGGACCCGGCGGGCAGAGCGTGAACACGACGTATTCGGCGGTGCGCATCACGCACCTGCCGACGAACACGGTCGTGCAGTGCCAGGACGAGAAGTCGTGGCACAAAAACAAGGCCCGGGCGCTGCAGGTG from Candidatus Polarisedimenticolaceae bacterium includes:
- a CDS encoding protein kinase, which gives rise to MFPLPTGSPEPGSTVSHYRILERIAAGGMGVVYKARDLKLDRLVALKLLDPEKAADPARQRRFLQEARAASALNHPGIVTVYEVDVVDDRQLIAMELLHGATLHDRIADWPLAIDEVLDLGQQVADALEAAHGKGLLHRDIKPANILVTDAGQAKILDFGLAKSIALGPNAPTAHDTRASPLTVDGATVGTLGYMSPEQARGEALDTRSDLFSLGAVVYEMTTGRPAFDGETPAVVYDRLLHQEPTPVAELNPAAPPGLAAVIAKALQKSPAHRYASAAELRDDLRELRRGLEPIVAPPLPQPRPTGRGRAWIWIATPAAVAAAALALGWLLAPAPIESIAVLPLENLSGDPANEYFADGMTEALITDLGRVGSLRVIARHSVMRFKGSKEPLPAIARQLKVDALLLGSVTPAGDRVAVTLQLVGTKDERTLWSERFDRSTRDILVVQSEVARSVASEVRATLSPQEEEQIAERRPVDPEAYRSYLEGRYFYWQMTPASIERALALFDRAIRLDPEFAHAHAARVELLDLKTQVDSLPMGTFVEAMRASAARAIELDPALA
- the rpmE gene encoding 50S ribosomal protein L31; the encoded protein is MKAQIHPEYHDVTVVCACGNTFPTRSTKKEMRVEICSACHPFFTGKQKLVDSAGRVERFQKRYTKGEAKASN
- the prfA gene encoding peptide chain release factor 1, producing the protein MEPKLEERLRGLVAKHEELSRSLADPEVVSDRTRFREASKAYADLGPVVGKYREYDKLRGDFQGARDLLASADDAEMRAMATEEVRELETRLTALEEELKVLLLPSDPNDAKNVVLEIRAGTGGDEATLFAAELFRMYARYAESNGWKVETSDLSESAVGGIKEVIAIIEGTRVFSRLKYESGVHRVQRVPQTETQGRIHTSAVTVAVLPEADDVEVHIDEKELRIDTFCSSGPGGQSVNTTYSAVRITHLPTNTVVQCQDEKSWHKNKARALQVLRARLYERMLREQQEKIAAERRVMIGSGDRSEKIRTYNFPQDRITDHRIGLTVHDLPSRMGGEIGDVIDALVAHEQAVRLKEEVRA